A part of Halobaculum sp. MBLA0143 genomic DNA contains:
- the malA gene encoding alpha-amylase MalA yields MHHPGPPRFAAVGDEVELAPREPDPDRTAAYGWTLVSAPTDATATVGDDAVVTFEPDAAGLYRFRHDTPEGSETLTVRAFGADRQPGETETRQQYSGTEPPTTTDHTVPETDATAAATDDPGSGLARLDDETGPERPRLDLTTHTDEAAGELVVAASVDGAADATVEFLVDDRDDLPAAATTTADGQFRVDAAAVGDRLRIHAVAVADSYSVPAQVDVRRGDEPDTGSTTDAGDPPDTGNTTDAGDPTEGTNAATVHTVAGESFTVTNPYAPPAWALDAVVYEVYVRTFAGEQASDGDADTVFDRIRDRLDYLVDLGVDVLWLTPVLENDHAPHGYNITDFFEIAADLGGREAYERLIDAAHDRGLRVVFDLVLNHSARAHPFFMDAYGEGDDVGVGEGSPNRDSDYYEWYDWRDDGEPETYFEWEHIANFDFDSLAVRRHLLDAVDEWAALVDGFRCDMAWAVPNAFWQEIHDRLKTHDADFWLLDETIPYIPAFQAGLFDTHFDSTTAFQLREVGAGDAAADSLLDAVAERRRIGFPSYASFMLYAENHDESRYVQKCGREAALAAAGAVATLPGTPMLYAGQEIGQLGRRDALAWDEADEGLLDHYRRLLSVRGETDALAARERLDRVEYTVEDGDPGRVTAYARGGEDGVVVVLNFGDEPATVELTPAVGDVNLVDGESVDPAAPTVESVLVVSR; encoded by the coding sequence ATGCACCACCCTGGCCCACCCCGGTTCGCGGCCGTCGGCGACGAGGTCGAACTCGCACCGCGGGAGCCGGACCCCGACCGCACGGCCGCGTACGGCTGGACGCTCGTCTCCGCCCCGACGGACGCGACCGCGACCGTCGGCGACGACGCCGTCGTCACCTTCGAGCCGGACGCCGCCGGGCTGTACCGCTTCCGCCACGACACCCCCGAAGGGAGTGAGACGCTCACCGTTCGCGCGTTCGGCGCCGACCGTCAGCCCGGGGAGACGGAGACCCGTCAGCAGTACTCCGGGACGGAGCCGCCGACGACGACGGACCACACCGTGCCCGAGACGGACGCCACGGCGGCGGCGACGGACGACCCCGGGTCCGGGCTCGCCCGGCTGGACGACGAGACGGGCCCCGAGCGACCGCGGCTGGATCTGACGACTCACACGGACGAGGCCGCCGGCGAACTCGTCGTCGCCGCGAGCGTCGACGGCGCCGCAGACGCGACCGTCGAGTTCCTCGTCGACGACCGAGACGACCTCCCGGCGGCGGCGACGACGACGGCCGACGGCCAGTTCCGCGTCGACGCCGCGGCCGTCGGCGACCGGCTCCGGATCCACGCCGTCGCCGTCGCCGACAGCTACAGCGTGCCGGCGCAGGTCGACGTCCGCCGGGGCGACGAGCCGGACACGGGGAGCACTACGGACGCCGGAGACCCGCCGGACACGGGGAACACTACGGACGCCGGAGACCCGACGGAGGGGACGAACGCGGCGACGGTCCACACCGTCGCCGGCGAGTCGTTCACCGTCACGAACCCGTACGCGCCGCCGGCGTGGGCGCTGGACGCCGTCGTGTACGAGGTGTACGTCCGGACGTTCGCTGGCGAGCAGGCGAGCGACGGCGACGCGGACACGGTGTTCGACCGCATCCGCGACCGGCTGGACTACCTCGTCGACCTGGGCGTGGACGTACTCTGGCTCACGCCGGTGTTGGAGAACGACCACGCCCCGCACGGCTACAACATCACGGACTTCTTCGAGATCGCGGCGGATCTGGGCGGCCGCGAGGCGTACGAGCGGCTGATCGACGCCGCCCACGACCGCGGGCTCCGGGTCGTGTTCGACCTCGTGCTCAACCACTCCGCCCGGGCACACCCGTTCTTCATGGACGCCTACGGCGAGGGAGACGACGTCGGCGTCGGGGAGGGGAGCCCGAACCGGGACAGCGACTACTACGAGTGGTACGACTGGCGCGACGACGGGGAGCCGGAGACGTACTTCGAGTGGGAACACATCGCCAACTTCGACTTCGACAGCCTGGCCGTCCGGCGGCACCTCCTGGACGCCGTCGACGAGTGGGCGGCGTTGGTCGACGGCTTCCGGTGTGACATGGCGTGGGCCGTCCCGAATGCCTTCTGGCAGGAGATCCACGACCGGCTGAAGACCCACGACGCCGACTTCTGGCTGTTGGACGAGACGATCCCGTACATCCCGGCGTTCCAGGCCGGCCTGTTCGACACTCACTTCGACTCCACGACCGCGTTCCAACTGCGCGAGGTCGGCGCCGGCGACGCCGCCGCCGACAGTCTGTTGGACGCCGTCGCCGAGCGCCGCCGGATCGGCTTCCCCTCGTACGCGTCGTTCATGCTGTACGCGGAGAACCACGACGAGAGCCGGTACGTTCAGAAGTGCGGGCGGGAGGCGGCGCTGGCGGCCGCCGGCGCCGTCGCCACGCTCCCCGGCACGCCGATGCTGTACGCCGGCCAGGAGATCGGCCAACTCGGTCGCCGGGACGCGCTCGCCTGGGACGAGGCCGACGAGGGACTCCTGGACCACTACCGTCGGCTGCTGTCCGTACGCGGGGAGACGGACGCGCTCGCGGCCCGCGAACGGCTGGACCGTGTCGAGTACACTGTCGAAGACGGCGACCCGGGTCGAGTGACCGCGTACGCCCGCGGCGGCGAAGACGGGGTCGTCGTCGTGCTCAACTTCGGCGACGAGCCGGCGACCGTCGAGTTGACACCGGCCGTCGGCGACGTGAACTTGGTCGACGGGGAGTCCGTCGACCCAGCCGCGCCGACCGTCGAGAGTGTGCTCGTCGTCTCGCGGTGA
- the fer gene encoding ferredoxin Fer — protein sequence MDSPFEVLGVEPDADDAAVDRAYRRRVIETHPDQGGSAREFQRVRTAYERIQAGYEPSDGDGDAETAPSEEPTTPPPDVGTRVEYLDYEAAVDHDWSLSDPELFDRAAAADLSDHAYGRFLAQPDETLLEAAEERGFAWPFACRGGACANCAVLVYEGELATPDDHILDDDLGGRGFRLSCISTPVSAELRVVFNVKHVPELEDLLLPADRFDRRHRE from the coding sequence GTGGATTCACCGTTCGAGGTGCTGGGCGTCGAGCCGGACGCCGACGACGCGGCCGTCGACCGCGCGTACCGGCGTCGGGTGATCGAGACCCACCCGGACCAGGGCGGGTCCGCCCGCGAGTTCCAACGGGTGCGGACGGCCTACGAACGGATCCAGGCTGGCTACGAGCCGAGCGACGGGGACGGCGACGCCGAGACAGCGCCGAGCGAAGAACCGACGACACCGCCGCCGGACGTCGGCACCCGCGTGGAGTACCTGGACTACGAGGCGGCCGTCGACCACGACTGGTCGCTGTCCGACCCGGAGCTGTTCGACCGGGCGGCCGCGGCGGACCTGTCGGACCACGCCTACGGCCGGTTCCTCGCTCAGCCGGACGAGACGTTACTGGAGGCGGCCGAGGAACGCGGCTTCGCGTGGCCGTTCGCCTGCCGCGGCGGCGCGTGTGCCAACTGCGCCGTCCTCGTGTACGAGGGCGAACTGGCGACGCCCGACGACCACATTCTGGACGACGACCTCGGCGGGCGTGGGTTCCGGCTGTCGTGTATCTCTACGCCCGTCTCCGCGGAGCTGCGGGTCGTGTTCAACGTGAAACACGTCCCGGAACTGGAGGACCTCCTCTTGCCGGCCGATCGCTTCGACCGGCGACACCGAGAGTGA
- a CDS encoding ABC transporter ATP-binding protein codes for MTEPVLRAQNVEKSFGDTTVLDGVDLTVDAGETVVLLGPNGTGKSVLVSCLAGGTTPSGGEIEVLGDPPASSPGTTSFLLQDALCLDGLTGRENVEFYARLNPSFTDRWRELTDLFEITDQLDDPVEQYSGGMRRKLELAITLSIDARLYVLDEPTAALDLTMVREVHHLLSELRDAGKAVLVTTHLPMDADAADRIVFVTGDGVVTSGTPEEVRREVPPVVETSLGNAPAITDGVIDGEVFRGDGVVRGIVRPDTDAADLVSNVSDARVTEPTYSDLFNYYAHLVE; via the coding sequence GTGACCGAACCAGTGTTACGCGCACAGAACGTCGAGAAGTCCTTCGGGGACACGACCGTGCTCGACGGTGTCGACCTGACTGTCGACGCCGGAGAGACGGTGGTACTGCTCGGCCCGAACGGGACCGGGAAGTCCGTCTTGGTGTCGTGTCTGGCGGGGGGTACCACTCCGTCCGGGGGAGAGATCGAAGTGCTCGGTGACCCGCCAGCCAGTTCGCCGGGGACGACGAGCTTCCTGTTACAGGACGCGCTCTGTCTCGACGGGTTGACCGGTCGAGAGAACGTCGAGTTCTACGCTCGACTCAACCCGTCTTTCACCGATCGGTGGCGCGAACTGACGGACCTGTTCGAGATCACGGACCAACTGGACGACCCCGTCGAGCAGTACTCCGGGGGGATGCGCCGAAAGCTGGAGCTGGCCATCACGCTGAGCATCGACGCCCGACTGTACGTCCTCGACGAGCCGACCGCGGCACTCGACCTGACGATGGTGCGAGAGGTCCACCACCTCCTGTCGGAGCTGCGCGACGCCGGCAAGGCGGTTCTGGTGACGACACACCTCCCGATGGACGCCGACGCGGCCGACCGGATCGTGTTCGTCACCGGCGACGGCGTCGTGACGAGCGGCACGCCGGAGGAGGTCAGACGAGAGGTGCCGCCGGTCGTCGAGACTTCGCTGGGCAACGCGCCGGCGATCACCGACGGTGTGATCGACGGCGAGGTGTTCCGTGGTGACGGCGTCGTCCGTGGGATCGTCCGTCCCGACACCGACGCCGCCGATCTCGTCTCCAACGTCTCGGACGCCCGAGTGACCGAGCCGACGTACAGCGACCTGTTCAACTACTACGCCCATCTCGTCGAGTGA
- a CDS encoding ABC transporter permease, whose protein sequence is MAGESADSEQTTASNAAETAHEGAGLSAWLDQVGAFAYRTTRDVSRSWTVLGVAVGLPPVMYLLLTATREFPPTQKGLFAVGIAVLGATIASLTVFGSQLAVDADDRRFHAYRSMAVSPSADVVGRMLAGVGVAAVSLLVGLLVGVATGAPIGVAGVVPAVTAFGGFVGVSVVFASLAVPVVVAANDEQYAQFALSLIAVFAFMLTGYNGIVPSVAVLDEAVVRLLPNTLGTRAMALQLVTTDGVEITQTDGWPALLAGYALAATGVAVALVRRGLYDRGVLP, encoded by the coding sequence ATGGCCGGTGAGTCGGCGGACTCCGAACAGACGACTGCGTCCAACGCCGCCGAGACGGCCCACGAGGGGGCCGGGCTCTCGGCGTGGCTCGACCAGGTCGGTGCGTTCGCGTACCGCACGACACGAGACGTCTCCCGGAGCTGGACTGTTCTCGGAGTCGCAGTCGGGTTACCGCCAGTGATGTACCTGTTGCTCACGGCGACGCGGGAGTTCCCGCCGACACAGAAGGGACTCTTCGCGGTCGGAATCGCCGTGCTGGGGGCGACGATCGCCTCCCTGACCGTGTTCGGGAGCCAACTGGCGGTCGACGCCGACGACAGACGGTTCCACGCCTACCGGTCGATGGCGGTGTCGCCGTCGGCAGACGTCGTCGGTCGGATGCTCGCCGGAGTCGGCGTCGCAGCCGTGTCGCTCCTCGTCGGGCTCCTGGTCGGCGTGGCGACCGGTGCTCCCATCGGTGTCGCCGGCGTCGTACCAGCAGTCACTGCGTTCGGTGGGTTCGTCGGAGTGAGCGTCGTGTTCGCCAGTCTCGCCGTACCGGTCGTCGTAGCGGCGAACGACGAACAGTACGCACAGTTCGCCCTGTCTCTGATCGCGGTGTTCGCGTTCATGCTCACCGGGTACAACGGGATCGTCCCGTCAGTGGCAGTGTTGGACGAGGCCGTCGTGCGTCTCCTCCCGAACACGCTCGGCACCCGGGCGATGGCGCTCCAGTTGGTGACGACCGACGGGGTCGAGATCACCCAGACCGACGGGTGGCCGGCGCTGCTGGCCGGCTACGCGCTGGCCGCGACGGGGGTCGCGGTGGCCCTCGTCAGACGCGGGCTGTACGACAGGGGGGTCCTCCCGTGA
- a CDS encoding DUF3179 domain-containing (seleno)protein, which produces MNRRRLLAALAAVTAGCAGREATGTPTRTPSGLAAQGVPTTICSEPVAADPGIHAVVEPAFAPDWTAHEIPDRYAPATGAVGGIDPEQTVVGLRDGDRARAYPLELLAEHEAVCDRFGGPVLVSFCPICRSGVVADRRIDGRASTFLVTGLLWRPERIQVAAAQRDGRAFGAERTGGRQVDVRASGNLVLLDTTTQSYWSQLLATGICGPETGTRLSIRPSTLSTWGAWRTANPDGEVLLPPPHSGVAETDRYAGVTPAAPPE; this is translated from the coding sequence GTGAACCGCCGCCGACTCCTCGCCGCGCTCGCGGCCGTGACCGCCGGCTGTGCCGGCCGCGAGGCGACCGGCACCCCCACACGGACGCCGAGTGGGCTCGCGGCCCAGGGTGTCCCGACGACGATCTGCTCGGAGCCGGTCGCCGCCGACCCGGGCATTCACGCGGTCGTCGAGCCGGCGTTCGCGCCGGACTGGACCGCCCACGAGATCCCCGACCGCTACGCCCCCGCGACCGGGGCTGTCGGCGGGATCGACCCGGAACAGACCGTCGTCGGGCTCCGCGACGGCGACCGTGCCCGGGCGTACCCGTTGGAGCTCCTGGCGGAACACGAGGCGGTCTGTGACCGGTTCGGTGGCCCGGTGCTCGTCAGCTTCTGTCCGATCTGTCGCAGCGGCGTCGTCGCCGACCGGCGGATCGACGGCCGGGCGAGCACGTTCCTCGTCACCGGGCTGTTGTGGCGGCCCGAGCGGATCCAGGTCGCGGCCGCCCAACGGGACGGACGGGCGTTCGGTGCCGAACGCACCGGGGGCCGGCAGGTGGACGTGCGTGCCAGCGGCAACCTCGTCCTGCTCGACACCACGACCCAGAGCTACTGGAGCCAGCTCCTCGCCACGGGGATCTGTGGCCCGGAGACGGGGACCCGGCTGTCGATCCGACCGTCGACGCTGTCGACGTGGGGAGCGTGGCGGACGGCCAACCCCGACGGAGAGGTGTTGTTGCCGCCGCCACACTCTGGGGTGGCCGAGACGGACCGGTACGCCGGCGTCACTCCGGCAGCGCCGCCGGAGTAA
- a CDS encoding glycoside hydrolase family 15 protein — MRLRTALNEFKRDPSDGGAADTSTGAFSGRGDRLVHVDPRGRLRDYSSALSGLYGVDRSRFGIETDEETYWFDELDIVRQHYYRETILVETEYDAGRFTVHQYDITLGRAHVTHVELRGAVPPEASLVAFLTLAPEGRESRVGRLIHEEAGPESATALEVFHRDEHDYVTASTGLSDVRGQVPERFYEILDDDPVEFPSESALNRYEDTHLSGDVVVTAPLEAAGRGRRTSLVTQLSDHTDVDRAAALGDLANCAAEFDSARALRREAVGRTEVAVPDDVAREQNVRDDLRALALLEAPSGARIAGPEFDPFFTNSGGYGFTWFRDDGRISQLLAESRDSLGLDVREKLLESARFYCDTQRPDGSWPHRVWAADGSLAPGWANARVEDRPDSTEYQADQTATVVRFLATVLSEYDEELSPADRDRVTDAVRAGVDSLRGSLDGDGLPEPCQNIWEDASGQFTHTAATFLEAFSATATAPVGESLRDRARTGAEAVVGGLDRLFDDDSRTFGMRLTDGEVDDRLDAATFALVDGLVTYADVDAVTLPEPLIDRVTDHVETCLERLYRDPDDSPIAGIVRYEGDRWRTGGQDDEKVWSLTTAMGAAAAAKLGTFLESRAGRAAADGGVTAHARADPDAATLFDRAAELYTLLEQDGPLTNDIGYLPEQTFDDGRADSATPLGFSHGYRLCATALLSAADALPSRAGSTPSPPERPQWTTGEKFGVGTAADHTTDTPSRTWFTLTEGALTEVRFPRVDVMNLRTLDFVVVCEGDEYTARTHVEGAAAGDDTVDRSVVATADDALAFAHVVTETGDGRGHEWELRVDYATDPDHDAVVADLSFEAADGHEYALYAVADTALTNTGATDRGLRLGEPGSHYLVARDADAYTGDRPADEDPLVVDEDGDSYSVALTMATASRFDWATVDAAGGDLDELFAEGSTPSTRETVTDERVVLAGRVGVGERLSDTLAVGFARQADVAASLGEAAGALTDGFDAVAERYADTWRSFLADKPVPEAVGDRAAETADGETVDLAAQYRTALMTLRAVEDKTFLGASIASPSVPWGEAVTADEQKGYGYNFVWSRDLYQVFTAFELVGDLQTAADQVAYVYNYQQDERGFIPQNTYLNGITRWGGEQMDNISFPSVMAYHLHDHGLSFDDVDYDYEHVRRSASYIARNGPDSGQERWEEESGYSPSTIAAEIGGLACAGKIAADTGRETDALVWLAVADRWANRVAEWTATTTGTERHTETPYFLRIARGGEPDAGHHRTLANGGPRLDERDVIDAGFLELVRLGILPWDDEIVRNSVAEVDDTIRVDLPEGAAFYRYNGDGYGEVEQGDMGAPWSVDRPGKGRLWPILTGERAEYELRAPGDERDEGVAPKRALTAMASFANSGRMIAEQVWDREVSTDYDWAYGEGTGSATPLAWSMAQFVRLAHGIDEDHPAEEPAFVADRYREQGLHRPDESPALRVDTDFRGNEVVVNGETTGEAVAVSTPTDGAFVEVEDGSFEATVEIEYGENDILVAAASDRDLEAAGTTVTRFTV, encoded by the coding sequence ATGCGCCTGCGAACGGCACTCAACGAGTTCAAACGCGACCCGTCGGACGGCGGGGCGGCCGACACGTCCACGGGCGCCTTCTCCGGGCGCGGGGACAGGCTCGTCCACGTCGACCCCCGTGGTCGGCTCCGAGACTACTCGTCGGCACTCTCCGGACTGTACGGAGTAGACCGCTCGCGGTTCGGGATCGAGACGGACGAAGAGACCTACTGGTTCGACGAACTGGACATCGTCCGGCAGCACTACTACCGAGAGACGATCCTCGTGGAGACGGAGTACGACGCCGGCCGGTTCACCGTCCACCAGTACGACATCACGCTCGGCCGGGCCCACGTCACGCACGTCGAACTCCGGGGCGCGGTGCCGCCGGAGGCGAGTCTGGTCGCCTTCCTCACGCTCGCGCCGGAGGGCCGCGAGAGCCGGGTCGGCCGACTGATCCACGAGGAGGCCGGCCCGGAGTCGGCGACCGCACTGGAGGTGTTCCACCGCGACGAACACGACTACGTCACCGCCTCCACCGGACTGTCCGACGTGCGGGGCCAGGTGCCCGAGCGGTTCTACGAGATCCTGGACGACGACCCCGTGGAGTTCCCCTCGGAGTCGGCGCTCAACCGCTACGAGGACACCCACCTCTCCGGTGACGTGGTCGTCACCGCTCCCTTGGAGGCGGCCGGCCGCGGCCGCCGTACGTCGCTCGTCACGCAGCTGTCGGACCACACGGACGTGGACCGGGCGGCGGCGCTCGGCGACCTGGCCAACTGCGCCGCGGAGTTCGACTCCGCTCGGGCGCTCCGCCGGGAGGCCGTCGGCCGGACGGAGGTGGCCGTCCCGGACGACGTGGCCCGCGAGCAGAACGTCCGTGACGACCTCCGTGCGCTCGCGTTGCTGGAGGCGCCCTCTGGCGCCCGGATCGCCGGCCCGGAGTTCGACCCCTTCTTCACCAACTCCGGCGGCTACGGCTTCACCTGGTTCCGCGACGACGGCCGAATCTCACAGCTGCTGGCGGAGTCACGCGACAGCCTCGGGCTGGACGTGCGCGAGAAGCTGTTGGAGAGTGCACGCTTCTACTGTGACACCCAACGGCCGGACGGCTCCTGGCCACACCGGGTGTGGGCCGCCGACGGGTCGCTGGCGCCCGGCTGGGCGAACGCTCGGGTGGAGGACCGCCCGGACTCGACGGAGTACCAGGCCGACCAGACGGCCACCGTCGTCCGGTTCCTCGCGACGGTGTTGTCGGAGTACGACGAGGAGCTGTCACCCGCGGACCGTGACCGAGTGACGGACGCCGTCCGGGCGGGCGTGGACTCGCTGCGAGGCTCGCTGGACGGCGACGGGCTGCCGGAGCCGTGTCAGAACATCTGGGAGGACGCGAGCGGCCAGTTCACCCACACGGCGGCGACGTTCCTGGAGGCGTTCTCGGCGACCGCGACCGCCCCGGTCGGGGAGTCGCTGCGCGACCGCGCCCGGACGGGCGCCGAGGCGGTCGTGGGTGGGTTAGACCGGTTGTTCGACGACGACAGCCGCACGTTCGGGATGCGGCTGACGGACGGCGAGGTCGACGACCGGTTGGACGCCGCGACGTTCGCGCTCGTCGACGGGCTCGTGACGTACGCCGACGTGGACGCGGTGACGCTGCCGGAGCCGTTGATCGACCGCGTCACCGACCACGTCGAGACCTGTCTGGAGCGGCTGTACCGCGACCCGGACGACAGCCCCATCGCCGGTATCGTCCGGTACGAGGGAGACCGGTGGCGCACCGGGGGCCAGGACGACGAGAAGGTGTGGTCGCTGACGACCGCGATGGGCGCGGCCGCCGCCGCGAAGCTGGGGACGTTCCTGGAGTCGCGGGCGGGCCGCGCCGCCGCAGACGGCGGGGTGACGGCTCACGCGCGGGCGGACCCGGACGCCGCCACCCTGTTCGACCGGGCGGCGGAGCTGTACACACTGTTAGAACAGGACGGCCCGTTGACGAACGACATCGGCTACCTCCCGGAACAGACGTTCGACGACGGCCGGGCGGACTCCGCGACGCCGTTGGGCTTCTCACACGGCTACCGGCTGTGTGCGACCGCGCTGCTGTCGGCCGCCGACGCGCTGCCGAGTCGGGCGGGCAGCACCCCCAGTCCGCCGGAACGGCCACAGTGGACCACCGGCGAGAAGTTCGGCGTCGGCACCGCCGCCGACCACACCACGGACACCCCCTCCCGCACCTGGTTCACGCTGACCGAGGGGGCGCTGACGGAGGTGCGATTCCCCCGGGTCGACGTGATGAACCTCCGGACGCTCGACTTCGTCGTCGTCTGCGAGGGCGACGAGTACACCGCCCGGACACACGTCGAAGGGGCGGCTGCCGGCGACGACACCGTCGACCGGAGCGTCGTCGCCACCGCGGACGACGCGCTGGCGTTCGCCCATGTCGTCACGGAGACGGGCGACGGCCGGGGCCACGAGTGGGAACTGCGCGTCGACTACGCCACGGACCCGGACCACGACGCCGTCGTGGCGGACCTGTCGTTCGAGGCGGCAGACGGCCACGAGTACGCGCTGTACGCCGTCGCCGACACCGCCCTGACCAACACCGGGGCGACCGACCGCGGGCTCCGACTGGGCGAGCCCGGCAGCCACTACCTCGTCGCGCGGGACGCCGACGCCTACACCGGCGACCGCCCGGCGGACGAGGACCCGCTCGTCGTCGACGAGGACGGCGACAGCTACTCCGTCGCGCTGACGATGGCGACGGCCAGCCGGTTCGACTGGGCCACCGTCGACGCCGCCGGCGGCGACTTGGACGAGCTGTTCGCAGAGGGGTCGACGCCGTCGACCCGCGAGACCGTCACTGACGAACGGGTGGTGCTCGCCGGGCGGGTCGGCGTCGGGGAACGACTCTCCGACACGCTCGCCGTCGGGTTCGCTCGGCAGGCGGACGTGGCGGCGTCGCTCGGGGAGGCGGCCGGTGCGCTGACCGACGGCTTCGACGCCGTCGCCGAACGGTACGCCGACACCTGGCGGTCGTTCCTCGCGGACAAGCCCGTCCCCGAGGCCGTCGGCGACCGCGCCGCCGAGACCGCCGACGGGGAGACCGTCGACCTCGCCGCACAGTACCGCACCGCACTGATGACGCTCCGGGCCGTCGAGGACAAGACGTTCCTCGGCGCCTCCATCGCTTCCCCCTCGGTCCCGTGGGGTGAGGCCGTCACCGCCGACGAACAGAAGGGGTACGGCTACAACTTCGTCTGGTCGCGCGACCTGTACCAGGTGTTCACGGCGTTCGAACTCGTCGGCGACCTCCAGACCGCCGCCGACCAGGTGGCGTACGTCTACAACTACCAACAGGACGAACGGGGGTTCATTCCGCAGAACACCTACCTCAACGGGATCACTCGCTGGGGGGGCGAGCAGATGGACAACATCTCGTTCCCGTCGGTCATGGCCTACCACCTCCACGACCACGGCCTCTCGTTCGACGACGTTGACTACGACTACGAACACGTCCGGCGCTCGGCGAGCTACATCGCCCGCAACGGTCCCGACAGCGGCCAGGAGCGCTGGGAGGAGGAGTCCGGCTACTCCCCGTCGACGATCGCCGCGGAGATCGGCGGGCTGGCGTGTGCCGGCAAGATCGCGGCCGACACCGGCCGGGAGACGGACGCGCTCGTCTGGCTGGCCGTCGCCGACCGCTGGGCCAACCGGGTCGCCGAGTGGACCGCGACGACAACCGGCACGGAGCGACACACGGAGACGCCGTACTTCCTCCGGATCGCCCGCGGCGGCGAGCCGGACGCCGGCCACCACCGCACGCTGGCCAACGGCGGCCCGCGACTGGACGAGCGCGACGTGATCGACGCCGGCTTCCTCGAGCTCGTCCGGCTGGGGATCCTCCCGTGGGACGACGAGATCGTCCGCAACTCCGTCGCCGAGGTGGACGACACAATCCGGGTGGATCTCCCGGAGGGGGCCGCCTTCTACCGCTACAACGGGGACGGCTACGGCGAGGTGGAACAGGGCGACATGGGCGCGCCGTGGTCCGTCGACCGCCCGGGGAAGGGCCGGCTGTGGCCCATCCTCACCGGCGAGCGCGCCGAGTACGAGCTGCGGGCCCCGGGAGACGAGCGCGACGAGGGTGTCGCCCCGAAGCGTGCGCTCACCGCGATGGCGTCGTTCGCCAACTCCGGGCGGATGATCGCCGAACAGGTGTGGGACCGCGAGGTGTCCACCGACTACGACTGGGCGTACGGCGAGGGCACCGGCTCCGCGACGCCGCTGGCGTGGTCGATGGCGCAGTTCGTCCGACTCGCCCACGGGATCGACGAGGACCACCCCGCCGAAGAGCCCGCGTTCGTCGCCGACCGCTACCGCGAGCAGGGTCTCCACCGCCCGGACGAGAGCCCGGCGCTCCGCGTCGACACCGACTTCCGCGGCAACGAGGTCGTCGTCAACGGGGAGACCACCGGCGAGGCCGTCGCCGTCTCCACGCCGACCGACGGCGCGTTCGTCGAGGTCGAGGACGGCAGCTTCGAGGCCACGGTGGAGATCGAGTACGGCGAGAACGACATCCTGGTCGCGGCTGCGTCGGATCGTGACCTGGAGGCGGCTGGGACGACCGTGACGCGGTTCACCGTCTGA
- a CDS encoding MarR family transcriptional regulator — protein sequence MTEKTELQREILLTWRENPDATNAEIAEACDCSASYVSQVTSRFDDYDAFQAALDRGDREMASLFGDEAVGSGGQLTTGGAGGGSLTADGGTQEGVDLAAAWDELPNNPVGHLLRVLILAVTVYAVYEVLTTLVAL from the coding sequence ATGACGGAGAAGACGGAACTCCAGCGGGAGATCCTCCTGACCTGGCGCGAGAACCCGGACGCGACGAACGCGGAGATCGCCGAGGCGTGTGACTGTTCTGCGTCGTACGTCAGCCAGGTGACGAGTCGGTTCGACGACTACGACGCCTTCCAGGCGGCGTTGGACCGTGGCGACCGGGAGATGGCGTCGTTGTTCGGCGACGAGGCGGTCGGCAGCGGCGGCCAGCTGACGACCGGCGGTGCCGGCGGCGGCTCGCTCACGGCAGACGGCGGTACACAGGAGGGTGTCGACCTCGCGGCGGCCTGGGACGAACTGCCGAACAATCCAGTCGGCCACCTCCTGCGAGTGCTGATCCTCGCGGTGACGGTGTACGCCGTCTACGAAGTCCTGACGACACTCGTGGCGTTGTAG